The proteins below are encoded in one region of Ferruginibacter lapsinanis:
- a CDS encoding barstar family protein encodes MAIFENNPDQWQRLDWLILQNGWTSLYWHQSVLNNDIDWFKNEKYNIIDFDCQNWTDTDQIHKDIKKELVFPDYYGENFNVLNDCLSNLEITDTGLVIVFRHFQIVNTDIAHGLLDIFARNSRLHNLFGQRLLTLVQVDNPNYQIDPVGSSPVLWNGAEWLDSKRGL; translated from the coding sequence ATGGCAATTTTTGAAAATAATCCTGACCAATGGCAAAGACTTGACTGGCTAATTTTACAAAATGGCTGGACAAGTTTATACTGGCACCAGAGTGTTTTAAACAATGACATTGACTGGTTTAAAAACGAAAAGTATAACATCATTGATTTTGACTGCCAAAATTGGACAGACACAGATCAAATACATAAAGACATTAAAAAGGAACTTGTTTTTCCAGACTATTACGGCGAAAATTTCAATGTCTTAAATGATTGCCTATCCAACCTCGAAATTACCGACACAGGACTTGTAATTGTGTTTCGGCATTTTCAAATTGTTAACACGGATATTGCTCATGGATTGCTTGACATTTTTGCTCGTAATTCAAGGCTACATAATTTGTTTGGTCAACGCCTTTTGACACTTGTGCAAGTTGACAACCCAAATTATCAAATTGATCCAGTAGGTTCAAGTCCGGTTTTATGGAATGGTGCAGAATGGTTAGACTCAAAAAGAGGTTTATAA